Proteins encoded by one window of Xylanivirga thermophila:
- a CDS encoding diguanylate cyclase produces MEKEKNDKNIIRIILNINKEVLYSNVNINMAKNYLKVLISSYDSFNDMPVQSCFKKYQVVIDRFILNNQTFFLIVIAKMADCNNCVKAIRDEVTGLYNRNYLEFIKREALPINMDKYLSLILIDVDNLKMLNDTYGHLAGDKVIRIVGQAIKKGIRQKDLGIRFGGDEFIILLPTKDKMATEKVVTRIRETIHEMAKKHKIDIEVSVGIASSNNTFSIEEMIRMADIQLYEQKIIKREQKKEDETSGLANEILEIKEELNKKVVENGNNLSSIEILDLSQRLDDLIVKYLE; encoded by the coding sequence AAAAAGAGAAAAATGACAAAAATATTATAAGAATAATACTAAATATAAACAAAGAGGTATTGTATAGTAATGTGAACATAAATATGGCCAAAAATTATTTAAAAGTTCTTATATCGTCATATGACTCATTTAATGATATGCCTGTACAATCTTGTTTCAAGAAATATCAGGTAGTAATAGATAGATTTATTCTAAACAACCAAACCTTCTTTTTGATTGTTATCGCTAAGATGGCAGATTGTAATAATTGTGTTAAAGCAATCAGGGATGAAGTAACAGGACTATATAATCGGAATTACCTAGAATTTATTAAAAGGGAAGCCTTACCCATTAATATGGATAAATACTTATCTTTGATACTCATAGATGTAGACAATTTGAAAATGTTAAATGATACGTATGGGCATCTTGCAGGAGATAAGGTTATTAGGATAGTGGGACAAGCGATTAAGAAAGGCATAAGGCAAAAGGATTTAGGAATAAGGTTTGGAGGTGATGAATTTATAATCTTACTTCCTACCAAAGATAAAATGGCGACAGAAAAGGTAGTAACTCGAATTAGAGAGACGATTCATGAGATGGCAAAAAAGCACAAGATAGATATTGAGGTAAGTGTAGGAATTGCATCAAGTAATAATACCTTTAGCATAGAGGAGATGATTAGAATGGCAGATATACAGTTATATGAGCAAAAGATAATAAAGAGAGAACAAAAGAAAGAAGATGAAACAAGTGGCTTGGCAAATGAAATTTTGGAAATAAAGGAAGAATTGAATAAGAAGGTTGTCGAAAATGGAAACAACTTAAGTAGTATAGAAATATTAGATTTAAGCCAAAGATTAGATGACTTAATCGTTAAGTATTTGGAATAG
- a CDS encoding type I restriction-modification system subunit M, with amino-acid sequence MSNFQEKINFIWSIAELLRGPYKKEQYGDIILPMSVLRRFDCVLTETKQEVLDKYETLKKSGLQNMDPVLNRISKQEFNNTSKYDFDKLLADPDNIANNLRNYINGFSKNAREIIEHFDFDKQITKLNDNNLLYLIISEFNKIDLHPEVVSNTQMGYIFEELIRRFNEHAEAGDHYTPREVIRLMVNILLSEDNEELTRPGLITTIYDCCAGTGGMLSVAEQYLRELNPGIQVELYGQEINPQSFSICKSDMLIKGHKADNIILGDSFTEDGHKGQTFRYMLTNPPFGVEWKKAQKFIKDENESEGYDGRFGAGLPRISDGSLLFLQHLISKMKQDETGSRIAIIFNGSPLFTGDAGSGESEIRRWIIENDMLEGIIALPDQLFYNTGISTYIWIVTNRKNDDLMKGPVRTGKIQLVNAVDFYQKMRKSLGNKRNEISEEQIKEITRIYGDFKENEYCKIFDNEDFGYQKIVVERPLRLNFQVTAERINNLYNETAFNNLAKSRKKGASGAQEIDEGKKLQGQIIDVLKTMDDTAIYKNRNTFTKMLKKAFKAEDINLKSPLLKAILSALSEKDETADVCTDTKGNPEPDPDLRDTENVPLKEDIHEYFEREVKPHVPDAWIDETKTKIGYEIPFTRHFYKYQPLRPSEEIMKEIIELEKSISEKLKKVMGE; translated from the coding sequence TTGAGTAACTTTCAAGAAAAAATAAACTTTATTTGGAGTATAGCAGAACTACTGAGAGGGCCGTATAAAAAGGAACAATACGGAGATATTATCTTGCCGATGTCCGTACTAAGAAGATTTGATTGTGTTCTTACTGAAACTAAGCAGGAGGTTTTAGATAAATATGAGACATTAAAGAAGTCAGGTCTTCAGAATATGGACCCGGTGCTTAATCGAATATCAAAGCAAGAATTTAACAATACCAGTAAATATGATTTTGATAAGTTGCTTGCTGACCCTGATAATATAGCCAACAATTTGAGAAATTATATTAATGGCTTTTCTAAGAATGCTAGAGAAATTATTGAGCATTTTGATTTTGATAAGCAAATAACTAAACTTAATGATAATAATCTTCTATACCTTATTATATCTGAGTTTAACAAAATTGACTTACATCCAGAGGTGGTTAGTAATACACAGATGGGTTACATATTTGAAGAACTTATTAGAAGATTTAATGAACATGCCGAGGCTGGTGACCACTATACACCTCGTGAAGTTATTAGGCTTATGGTAAATATTCTTCTAAGTGAAGATAATGAAGAATTAACAAGGCCAGGTCTTATAACAACTATATATGACTGTTGTGCTGGAACGGGTGGTATGCTTTCAGTAGCAGAACAATATCTAAGAGAATTAAATCCTGGTATACAGGTTGAATTATATGGACAAGAGATAAATCCTCAGTCCTTTAGTATTTGCAAATCCGACATGCTTATAAAAGGACACAAGGCAGATAATATTATTTTAGGAGATAGTTTTACAGAGGATGGACATAAAGGACAAACCTTTCGCTATATGCTTACCAATCCGCCGTTTGGTGTGGAGTGGAAGAAAGCACAAAAGTTCATAAAAGATGAAAATGAAAGTGAAGGATATGACGGTAGATTTGGTGCAGGACTTCCTAGAATATCTGATGGTTCCTTATTATTCTTACAGCATTTAATATCCAAGATGAAGCAAGATGAAACTGGTAGTCGTATAGCAATTATCTTTAATGGTTCGCCACTATTTACTGGGGATGCAGGTTCAGGTGAATCGGAAATAAGGCGCTGGATAATTGAAAATGACATGCTGGAAGGTATTATTGCACTACCTGACCAACTATTTTATAACACAGGTATTTCCACATATATATGGATAGTAACGAATCGTAAAAATGATGACTTAATGAAAGGACCTGTAAGAACAGGAAAAATACAGTTAGTTAATGCAGTAGACTTCTATCAGAAAATGAGAAAGAGCCTTGGAAACAAGAGAAACGAAATTAGTGAAGAACAGATAAAAGAGATTACAAGGATTTATGGTGACTTTAAAGAAAATGAATACTGTAAGATTTTCGATAATGAAGACTTTGGATATCAAAAGATAGTCGTGGAAAGGCCATTAAGACTTAACTTTCAAGTAACGGCAGAAAGAATTAATAATCTATATAATGAAACAGCCTTTAATAATCTTGCAAAATCTAGGAAGAAAGGTGCATCAGGAGCACAAGAAATAGATGAAGGTAAGAAACTTCAGGGACAAATTATAGATGTGTTAAAGACAATGGATGATACTGCTATTTATAAAAATAGAAATACCTTTACTAAGATGCTTAAAAAGGCTTTTAAAGCAGAAGACATCAATCTGAAAAGTCCCTTATTAAAGGCTATATTATCTGCCCTATCTGAAAAAGATGAAACCGCTGATGTCTGTACAGATACTAAAGGTAACCCTGAGCCAGACCCAGACTTGAGGGATACTGAAAACGTACCTCTAAAAGAAGATATACATGAGTACTTTGAACGGGAAGTAAAACCCCACGTGCCTGATGCCTGGATAGACGAAACCAAGACTAAAATCGGATATGAAATACCTTTCACAAGGCATTTTTATAAATATCAGCCCCTAAGACCTTCTGAGGAGATTATGAAAGAAATTATAGAACTGGAAAAGAGTATTTCAGAGAAATTGAAGAAGGTGATGGGTGAATGA
- a CDS encoding restriction endonuclease subunit S gives MRQYKKYERYKDTGVEWIGKIPEEWDLSKIKYIPKYEYKSFVDGDWIESPYITDEGIRLIQTGNIGIGSYKEQGYRYISEDTFKDLNCTEVYPNDVLICRLAGPVGRACLAPSLTERMITSVDVCILKPKDNIDRRYLVYILSYDGYLQEADFLARGGTRQRISRTQLGNINILLPPTDQQKSIANFLDQKTAEIDGLIADKEKLIELLQEKRQAIITETVTKGLNPNVKMKDSGIEWIGEIPEHWRLSKIKYESLINNKTLSESTDDDYEIDYIDISSVTSIGEIDGVQSLNFKDAPSRARRILYKGDTIVSTVRTYLKAIAFIENAQSNLICSTGFAVLTPLSKVVPKYLFYLMRSEKYVNEIVRRSVGVSYPAVNASDIGALECALPDRDEQMYIVEYLDNCTTQINQLVNDIQAQIQKLKEYRQSLISEAVTGKIDVREFGSISEVI, from the coding sequence ATGAGACAGTATAAGAAGTATGAAAGGTATAAGGATACAGGGGTTGAGTGGATAGGTAAAATACCTGAAGAGTGGGATTTATCTAAAATAAAATATATTCCTAAATATGAGTATAAATCGTTTGTTGATGGAGATTGGATAGAAAGTCCATATATAACTGATGAAGGTATAAGATTAATACAGACGGGTAATATTGGGATTGGTAGTTATAAAGAACAAGGATATAGATATATTTCAGAGGACACTTTTAAAGATTTAAATTGTACAGAAGTATATCCAAATGATGTATTAATTTGTAGATTGGCCGGACCTGTTGGTAGAGCATGTTTAGCACCAAGTTTGACAGAAAGAATGATTACATCTGTAGATGTGTGTATATTAAAGCCAAAAGATAATATTGATAGAAGATATTTAGTGTATATTTTGTCTTATGATGGATACTTACAAGAAGCAGATTTTCTTGCTCGAGGAGGCACTCGCCAAAGGATTAGTAGAACACAATTAGGTAATATAAATATTTTACTGCCTCCTACGGACCAGCAGAAATCTATTGCTAATTTTTTAGACCAAAAAACTGCTGAAATAGATGGTTTGATTGCTGATAAGGAAAAATTAATTGAATTATTACAGGAAAAACGGCAAGCAATTATAACCGAGACCGTTACCAAAGGGCTTAATCCGAATGTTAAGATGAAAGATTCAGGAATTGAGTGGATAGGGGAGATTCCAGAGCATTGGAGGCTTTCAAAGATAAAGTATGAATCATTAATTAATAATAAAACATTAAGCGAAAGTACAGATGACGACTATGAAATAGATTATATTGACATAAGTAGCGTAACATCAATAGGTGAAATTGATGGCGTTCAAAGTTTAAATTTTAAAGATGCACCTAGTAGAGCCAGAAGAATTTTATATAAGGGGGATACCATAGTATCCACAGTTCGTACATATTTGAAAGCAATAGCCTTTATTGAAAATGCTCAATCAAACCTAATATGTTCGACAGGATTTGCAGTCTTAACTCCCCTATCAAAGGTTGTTCCGAAATATTTATTTTATTTAATGAGGTCAGAAAAATATGTTAATGAGATTGTTCGTAGGTCAGTAGGAGTTAGTTATCCTGCAGTTAATGCTTCTGACATTGGTGCTTTAGAATGTGCATTACCAGATAGAGATGAGCAAATGTATATTGTAGAATATCTTGATAATTGCACTACGCAGATTAACCAATTGGTAAATGATATACAAGCACAAATCCAAAAACTAAAAGAATACCGCCAATCCCTTATATCAGAAGCAGTAACAGGTAAAATTGATGTGAGGGAATTTGGAAGTATAAGCGAGGTGATATAA
- a CDS encoding DUF262 domain-containing protein yields the protein MNKITAHAVNIRTLLNNKYTVQYYQREYNWETKQIEELIEDLTNEFNEFYKDGDRQIDVRNYGDYFLGPIILTNDNAIIDGQQRLSSLTLLLIYLNNLQKQQTSLPKVNIDNLIYSEMYGQKTFCINVTEREVCLASLFETGDYDITNEQSESVINLYNRYKDIERIFPDELKGSPLPVFIEWLIDNVSLVEIRTDSEQDAHKVFVTMNDRGLRLTPTEMLKGYLLSEMDDNTIRNKANDLWKNKIVQLKEIEKDGDADFIKNWLRAQYAETIREGKKDAENKDFDIIGTTFHKWVRENKSVMGLNSSADFEKFILKNFRMYADIYIRLKEYSRKFNKDYEYVFYNADRGFTLQYQIILSAIKSDDTQDVVNKKIKMVSCFIDQFISIRIFNFKTVDYSSIRYTVFNITKMIRNKDIKELAEILKRYINNMELTLEGIDGFYLNQFTRRYMLHILSRMTYYVEEQSGINSNFADYVNREQKNPYDIEHIWADDYTQGNHQLEFSTEEEFKDFRNRFGGLLILPKDKNRSLQDMEYSKKVIKYDSENLLARTLNQNCYNNNPLFLCFMNNTQLPFKPYAQFNKAELIERQSLYKEICKKIWDVNKIDLLANS from the coding sequence ATGAACAAGATAACTGCCCATGCAGTGAATATCCGTACACTGCTGAATAATAAATACACGGTTCAGTATTATCAGCGGGAATATAACTGGGAAACCAAGCAGATTGAAGAACTTATAGAGGATTTAACCAACGAGTTTAATGAGTTCTATAAGGACGGAGACAGGCAGATTGATGTGAGGAATTATGGAGACTACTTTTTAGGTCCCATTATCCTTACCAATGACAATGCAATTATAGATGGACAACAGAGGTTATCCTCATTAACGCTGCTCCTCATATACCTAAACAATCTTCAAAAACAGCAGACGAGTCTGCCTAAAGTCAATATTGATAACTTGATTTACTCAGAGATGTACGGCCAAAAGACTTTTTGCATAAATGTCACAGAAAGGGAGGTTTGTTTAGCATCTCTATTTGAAACAGGTGATTATGACATTACCAATGAGCAGTCAGAGAGTGTTATTAACCTTTACAATCGATATAAAGATATTGAGCGGATTTTTCCTGACGAATTAAAAGGAAGTCCCCTGCCAGTATTTATTGAATGGTTAATAGACAATGTGAGTCTTGTAGAAATAAGGACTGATTCGGAGCAAGATGCTCATAAAGTTTTTGTAACAATGAACGACAGGGGATTGAGGCTCACGCCAACGGAGATGTTAAAGGGCTACCTTCTTTCCGAAATGGATGATAATACAATCAGAAATAAGGCAAATGATTTATGGAAGAATAAAATTGTACAATTAAAAGAAATTGAAAAGGATGGAGATGCTGACTTTATAAAGAACTGGTTAAGGGCCCAGTATGCAGAAACTATAAGGGAAGGTAAAAAGGATGCAGAGAACAAGGACTTTGATATAATCGGAACAACATTCCATAAATGGGTCCGAGAGAATAAGTCTGTTATGGGCTTAAACAGCAGTGCAGATTTTGAAAAATTTATACTTAAAAACTTTAGGATGTATGCTGATATTTATATTCGCTTAAAGGAATACTCCCGCAAGTTTAATAAGGATTATGAGTATGTATTTTATAATGCTGACAGAGGATTTACGCTGCAGTACCAAATTATATTATCAGCAATAAAAAGTGATGATACCCAGGATGTTGTTAATAAAAAAATCAAAATGGTTTCCTGCTTTATTGACCAATTTATATCCATCAGGATTTTCAATTTTAAGACGGTGGATTATTCCTCTATTAGATATACTGTATTTAATATAACAAAAATGATACGTAATAAGGATATTAAGGAATTGGCTGAGATATTAAAGCGTTATATAAATAATATGGAGTTAACGCTTGAAGGAATTGATGGTTTTTATTTAAATCAGTTTACAAGAAGATATATGCTCCATATTCTCTCAAGAATGACCTACTACGTAGAGGAACAAAGCGGCATCAACAGCAATTTTGCCGACTATGTAAATAGAGAACAAAAAAATCCATATGATATAGAGCATATCTGGGCTGATGATTATACTCAGGGTAATCACCAGTTAGAATTTTCAACAGAAGAAGAATTTAAAGATTTTAGAAATAGGTTTGGAGGTTTGTTAATACTTCCTAAAGATAAAAACAGAAGTTTGCAGGATATGGAATACAGTAAGAAAGTAATCAAGTACGACAGTGAAAACCTGCTGGCTCGGACTTTAAATCAGAATTGTTATAATAATAATCCATTATTTTTATGCTTTATGAATAATACACAGTTACCCTTTAAACCATATGCACAATTTAATAAGGCAGAACTAATTGAAAGGCAATCTCTTTATAAAGAGATATGTAAAAAGATTTGGGATGTAAATAAAATTGATTTATTAGCAAATAGTTAG
- a CDS encoding type I restriction endonuclease subunit R, protein MAKTPVELSEKGFEEYVEEHLLKSGYIKGNPDDYNKEFAIDTKLLFGFLEDTQPKKMERLREIYKEQYQFKVLSRLNRELNNRGMIDVLRHGIKDYGVYLDLAYFQPASKLNDEMIKLYEKNRISVTRQVHYSIKNENSIDMLICVNGLPVVVLELKNPFTGQTYQDAIMQYKKDRSPNELLFQFKKRAIVFFAVDTSEVYMTTRLSRNKTLFLPFNKGCDGGKGNPENPNGFKTAYLWEEILQKDSLMDLLHRFVYIQTKEKEDIDGNKYTTETVIFPRYHQLDSVRKLEADAKEKGVGTNYLIQHSAGSGKTNSISWLAHRLSNLHDDKDNPVFDSVIVITDRRVLDKQLQDSIYQLEHKHGVVQKIDKDSTQLANAVKDGTRIIISTLQKFPFIIEKVGELENQKYAVIIDEAHSSSAGENMASLREVLSANTLEEAAKLDEEGEVYDPDEEILKVIKKRGKQANISFFAFTATPKAKTLEMFGTIGDDGLPHPFHLYSMRQAIEENFILDVLQNYTTYETYFKLAKKVEDDPAFDKAKATKALTRYVSIHPHNIAQKTEIIVEHFRNVASKKIGGRAKAMVVTSSRLHAVRYKHAFDEYIKKKGYKNMKTLVAFSGTVKDNGEDYTESEMNKFKESELPKRFATDDYRVLLVAEKYQTGFDQPLLHTMYVDKKLSGVKAVQTLSRLNRTCPGKSDTFVLDFVNSAEDIQESFKPYYQATIVEEVTEPNLLYDIQNELNAYGIYIQEELEKFIQIYYKPKAKKNSKDRAMLNHYVDVAVERFKKQGEEIQQEFKSQSVKYVRLYSFILQITPFEDVELHKLFVYLTYLLKKLPKGKGSTVHLSDEIALEYYVNKKTFEGSASLSSDDENVPVTPVRFAGAMVNEGESEYLSSIIDRLNKRFGTEFTKSDQLSVEQIKEDFATDEDLVLKAKTNSIDDFSLAFEKVFLNKVIDRMDQNQSFFTRILDDEQFKTALMNMMLVETYEKLSNSN, encoded by the coding sequence ATGGCTAAAACACCAGTAGAACTTAGCGAAAAGGGTTTTGAGGAATATGTTGAAGAACATTTATTAAAATCAGGATATATTAAGGGTAATCCTGATGACTATAACAAAGAATTTGCCATTGATACTAAACTTCTTTTTGGTTTTTTAGAAGATACACAACCAAAGAAGATGGAGAGATTAAGAGAGATATATAAGGAACAGTATCAGTTTAAAGTATTAAGCCGGTTAAATAGAGAATTAAATAACCGTGGTATGATTGATGTATTAAGGCATGGAATTAAAGACTATGGCGTGTATTTAGACCTTGCCTATTTCCAGCCTGCCAGCAAATTAAATGATGAAATGATAAAACTTTATGAAAAGAATCGGATATCCGTCACAAGGCAGGTACACTACAGTATCAAAAATGAAAACAGTATAGATATGCTTATCTGTGTGAACGGACTTCCTGTTGTTGTTTTAGAACTTAAAAATCCTTTCACTGGTCAAACATATCAAGATGCAATCATGCAGTACAAGAAAGACAGAAGCCCTAATGAACTGTTGTTTCAGTTTAAGAAAAGAGCCATTGTTTTCTTTGCAGTAGATACTTCCGAGGTTTATATGACTACAAGACTTTCTAGAAATAAGACCTTATTTCTTCCTTTTAACAAGGGCTGTGATGGTGGAAAAGGAAATCCAGAGAATCCCAATGGGTTTAAAACGGCATATCTTTGGGAAGAGATTCTTCAAAAAGATAGTCTAATGGATTTACTACATAGATTTGTATACATTCAAACAAAAGAAAAAGAAGACATAGACGGGAACAAATATACTACAGAGACTGTTATTTTCCCAAGATATCATCAATTAGATTCAGTTAGGAAATTAGAAGCCGATGCCAAGGAAAAAGGCGTAGGTACAAATTATCTTATTCAGCATAGTGCAGGTTCAGGTAAAACAAATTCCATATCATGGCTTGCTCATAGACTATCTAATTTACATGATGATAAGGATAATCCTGTCTTTGATTCTGTTATAGTCATTACAGACAGAAGAGTTTTAGATAAACAACTACAAGATAGTATTTATCAGTTAGAGCATAAACATGGAGTCGTTCAAAAAATTGATAAAGACTCCACTCAATTGGCTAATGCAGTTAAAGATGGAACAAGAATTATAATATCTACATTACAAAAGTTCCCCTTTATTATTGAAAAGGTAGGAGAATTAGAAAATCAAAAATACGCAGTCATTATAGATGAAGCCCATTCCAGTAGTGCAGGAGAGAATATGGCTTCTTTAAGAGAAGTGCTATCAGCAAACACTTTAGAAGAAGCAGCAAAACTAGATGAAGAGGGGGAAGTATATGACCCTGATGAAGAAATTTTAAAAGTAATAAAGAAAAGAGGGAAACAGGCTAATATTAGTTTCTTTGCTTTTACAGCAACACCAAAAGCCAAAACACTAGAAATGTTTGGAACAATTGGTGATGATGGTCTGCCGCATCCATTTCACCTATACTCTATGCGTCAGGCTATAGAAGAAAATTTTATTTTAGATGTTCTTCAAAATTATACAACTTACGAGACCTATTTTAAACTGGCTAAGAAAGTAGAAGATGACCCTGCTTTTGATAAGGCTAAAGCCACAAAGGCCTTAACACGCTATGTAAGTATCCATCCTCACAACATTGCCCAGAAAACTGAAATTATAGTAGAGCATTTTAGAAATGTAGCAAGTAAGAAGATAGGTGGAAGAGCAAAAGCAATGGTTGTTACTAGTTCTAGACTACATGCAGTTCGATATAAACATGCATTTGATGAATACATAAAAAAGAAAGGCTATAAAAACATGAAAACCTTAGTAGCCTTTTCAGGAACAGTAAAAGATAATGGGGAAGATTATACTGAAAGTGAAATGAATAAGTTTAAGGAATCAGAACTTCCAAAAAGATTTGCTACGGATGATTATAGAGTACTATTAGTTGCAGAAAAATATCAGACAGGCTTTGACCAGCCCCTATTACATACTATGTACGTAGATAAGAAACTATCAGGAGTAAAAGCGGTTCAAACTTTATCAAGATTAAATAGAACTTGTCCAGGGAAATCAGATACATTTGTTCTTGATTTTGTTAATAGTGCTGAAGATATTCAAGAATCTTTTAAACCATATTATCAAGCGACAATTGTAGAGGAAGTAACTGAGCCAAACTTACTATATGATATTCAAAACGAATTGAATGCCTATGGCATCTACATACAAGAAGAGTTAGAGAAATTTATTCAGATATATTATAAGCCAAAGGCTAAAAAGAATTCAAAAGATAGAGCAATGCTAAATCATTATGTAGATGTAGCGGTAGAAAGATTTAAAAAACAAGGTGAAGAGATACAACAGGAATTTAAAAGTCAGTCAGTTAAATATGTTAGACTTTACTCCTTCATTCTCCAAATAACACCATTTGAAGATGTAGAACTTCATAAACTATTTGTATATCTTACTTACCTTTTAAAGAAGTTGCCTAAAGGGAAAGGTTCAACTGTTCATTTGTCCGATGAGATTGCCTTGGAGTATTATGTTAATAAGAAGACTTTTGAAGGAAGTGCTTCTTTAAGTTCTGATGATGAAAATGTTCCTGTTACACCTGTAAGATTTGCAGGTGCTATGGTTAATGAAGGTGAATCAGAATATTTATCTAGTATCATTGATAGGTTAAATAAAAGGTTTGGGACAGAATTTACCAAGTCAGACCAGTTATCTGTTGAGCAAATCAAGGAAGACTTTGCAACAGATGAGGATTTGGTACTAAAGGCAAAAACCAATTCAATTGATGATTTTAGTCTGGCATTTGAAAAGGTATTCTTAAACAAGGTAATTGATAGAATGGACCAGAATCAATCTTTCTTTACTCGTATCTTGGATGATGAACAATTTAAAACAGCACTTATGAATATGATGCTGGTAGAGACTTATGAAAAGTTAAGTAATAGTAATTAA
- a CDS encoding DUF1444 family protein, giving the protein MLTTKEFIEKLINDLNHEFTKAFKYGDDIVIEWDAAKMNIPIETIFNEYQLDEDYEETLHTYKGIIRKILGQHKFKIDFDNIFPLLKKSDFAKDSELSFYNEEAFEDINTFFVSDMGEVFRFILTSDEVNLEKVKEKAWDNLNTITNPLIKLSEFRDIYTFKYATDYNASLVLSSEFQKQIIRRVGSDYIFMISSSTTLVIASYQPEHIEILESLVEIDRDPNKVSNKVYRCTNGIYQIVSE; this is encoded by the coding sequence GTGCTTACAACTAAAGAGTTTATAGAAAAATTAATTAATGATTTAAACCATGAATTTACAAAGGCATTCAAGTACGGCGATGATATTGTAATTGAATGGGATGCAGCAAAGATGAATATTCCAATTGAAACTATTTTTAATGAATATCAATTGGATGAGGATTATGAAGAAACTTTACACACTTACAAAGGAATTATTAGAAAAATTCTTGGACAGCATAAATTTAAGATAGATTTTGATAATATATTTCCTTTATTAAAGAAAAGTGATTTTGCTAAAGATAGCGAGTTATCCTTTTATAATGAGGAAGCATTTGAAGATATCAATACATTTTTTGTTTCTGATATGGGAGAAGTTTTTCGCTTTATACTTACTAGTGATGAAGTTAATTTAGAAAAGGTAAAGGAAAAAGCCTGGGATAATCTTAATACAATAACAAATCCACTCATAAAATTGAGTGAATTTAGAGATATCTACACATTTAAATATGCGACAGATTATAATGCAAGTTTAGTGCTTAGTAGTGAGTTTCAGAAACAAATAATAAGAAGGGTAGGAAGTGACTACATCTTTATGATTTCTTCGTCGACTACATTAGTGATTGCAAGTTATCAGCCTGAACATATAGAAATTCTTGAGTCGCTTGTTGAAATAGATAGGGACCCTAATAAAGTAAGTAATAAGGTTTATAGGTGTACGAATGGGATTTACCAGATAGTGTCGGAGTGA
- a CDS encoding tyrosine-type recombinase/integrase: MNTKEYYIDAFVEYLEANDKTSGTVKTYKKNIKDFIKYYIETYGEDFIPDNVIMMDLKDYRNYLLNVKRQKASTINNKIATLKQYFSFLQTSHIITNDPSENMKKVRTNKSTAPKSFSKKEFRKIKRHVYKSQKELWILVFEMLSKTGIRVSELIKIQLVDITIGERSGNLRVIGKNNKERNIPLQIDVRKAIISYMEIRDKLLTDSDFLLLSERKAPFTRSGIYKMLKQWGNNTNIKIHPHKFRHYFATSLLNNPDANADINTIQYLMGHESIESSAVYLRAREEDLIKSIDAIDDY, encoded by the coding sequence ATGAATACAAAGGAATATTATATAGATGCTTTTGTTGAATATCTAGAAGCAAACGATAAAACATCTGGTACTGTTAAAACCTATAAAAAAAATATTAAGGACTTTATTAAATACTACATTGAGACATATGGTGAGGATTTTATCCCAGATAATGTGATTATGATGGATTTGAAAGATTATAGGAATTACCTACTTAATGTCAAGCGTCAAAAGGCATCGACAATAAATAATAAAATAGCAACGCTAAAACAATATTTTTCATTTTTACAAACTAGCCATATAATTACAAATGACCCATCTGAGAATATGAAAAAAGTGCGAACCAACAAGTCTACTGCTCCAAAGAGTTTTTCCAAAAAGGAATTTAGAAAAATAAAGAGACATGTATACAAAAGTCAAAAAGAACTATGGATTCTAGTATTTGAAATGTTAAGTAAAACAGGTATAAGGGTTTCTGAATTAATTAAAATCCAACTTGTAGATATAACAATAGGTGAGAGGTCTGGAAACCTTAGGGTAATAGGTAAAAATAATAAAGAACGTAATATTCCACTACAAATTGATGTGAGAAAGGCTATTATCTCATATATGGAAATACGAGATAAATTGTTAACCGATTCTGATTTCCTATTACTAAGCGAGCGTAAGGCGCCTTTTACTCGGTCTGGCATCTACAAAATGCTTAAGCAATGGGGAAATAATACAAATATTAAAATACACCCACACAAATTTAGGCATTACTTTGCTACTAGCCTTCTTAATAATCCAGATGCAAATGCTGATATCAATACGATTCAGTATTTAATGGGACATGAATCAATAGAAAGCAGTGCTGTCTATCTACGTGCACGGGAAGAAGACTTAATTAAAAGCATTGATGCTATTGATGATTACTAA